A window of the Isosphaera pallida ATCC 43644 genome harbors these coding sequences:
- a CDS encoding GtrA family protein, with translation MPLPHPHNTAAHSSDSSADQIVSFPHPRTDTVASSSKRSANGTVGWARTIKQRSDERFGNASRLAQFCAVGFSGMIIDLTCYAVFRAALETTWLGNRPSNLLGLGLPTSVVVARASAILVALIWNFTLNRRVTFNDAPKTGLIRQFAAYALGNALAIAVSFGCSVALPARIPFFQDRLQLAAVVGIVVSTSISFSTSRWLVFRKTPSLPSHSP, from the coding sequence GTGCCCCTTCCTCACCCCCACAACACCGCTGCTCACTCTTCGGATTCGTCGGCGGATCAAATCGTTTCCTTCCCCCACCCCAGAACCGACACCGTCGCGTCTAGCTCCAAGCGATCGGCCAACGGGACGGTGGGCTGGGCGCGAACCATCAAACAGCGCTCCGACGAACGCTTCGGCAATGCCTCGCGCTTGGCTCAGTTCTGCGCGGTCGGCTTCTCGGGGATGATCATCGACCTGACCTGTTACGCCGTGTTCCGCGCGGCTCTGGAAACCACTTGGCTGGGCAATCGTCCCTCCAACCTGCTGGGGCTGGGGCTGCCCACCTCGGTCGTGGTGGCCCGCGCCTCGGCGATCCTGGTGGCGCTGATCTGGAACTTCACCCTTAATCGTCGCGTCACCTTCAATGATGCCCCCAAAACCGGATTGATCCGCCAGTTCGCCGCTTACGCCCTAGGCAACGCCCTGGCCATCGCCGTTAGCTTCGGTTGCAGCGTCGCCCTGCCCGCTCGCATTCCCTTCTTTCAGGATCGCCTCCAACTCGCCGCCGTGGTTGGAATCGTCGTCTCTACCTCCATCAGCTTCAGCACTTCCCGCTGGTTGGTTTTCCGCAAAACGCCTTCCCTTCCATCCCACTCTCCCTGA
- a CDS encoding protein kinase domain-containing protein produces MPIISFIKILIQRGLFAKMDAITLTCPYCSAVIRPSRLRAGQFKPTCPKCGRTFRLTVSGTEPSWNVKVEPLETEPSVAPASATAANRPAATATVSAAASPQVGAGDSLGYAVNSNPAAASNPVADSSPLRAASSIPGLTGGVDPLGDSDSVGEATGSALTDATPSSHGDTPEGLATLGGYRVLKLLGRGGMGQVYLARQITLDRPVALKVMRPDLARNPRFLARFVREAYAAAQLSHHNVVQIHDFGEDRSIRFFSMEYVNGESLDQLIRRRGPLPVNEAVGLILQAARGLEFAHRQGMVHRDIKPANLLLTDYGILKVADLGLVKTGRPSDDYEPAPTATETSHDSTSSPTTPSGSQAPTSPLDALVKGTEPLTLAHGAMGTASFMAPEQAEDASKVDARADIYSLGCTLYVLLTGRPPFTGTTFAQLVSQHAHAPFPPLRKALPQTPPELDAILNRMVAKRPEDRYPNTTALIADLERFLQTQLGRPTGPTAQEVADLEAAVADFQAAPARAYRAPAVLGFLAFNLGMAALTLMAGGYRGALGFLMAIPATWLAFLVIQTIRKRSDLGRRLRADLWNLSWREAINLALALLTLAVAVSVLKLTGIVIGFGLYAIAAALAYVFLIDIPLRNQRHESLTLLENTLKGMRLRGLDEDRIRQFVRDHAGDAWEEVFEELFGYTAKLEARPGALPATGGRPRPRFAPWRDRLMTWLDRRELKRRQRRDQALLVDVEKARLLDEGKDLYEAVRQAERTARAMVALAEEYRRQAEQARAEAERAGATRSAATLAGPSDFKTALDRLAAQSKTSFGMGRFDPDADRPSRLDQLARLLVGPSTRFLVGTLILIGFFLWMSQNNLLPDAAAVSERVEAIVQTDDPVQTVTTETAREAAQLARDEAERVAALVRKRLEDGTVQPLKLPGVPEALTRWFNGLGTGVAGLILIVSSFFSGVRIALFVVPAALVALAGPRLGLKPEAISIGLALGLAVAGVVLGRSRR; encoded by the coding sequence TTGCCCATCATCTCTTTCATCAAGATTCTTATTCAACGGGGTCTCTTCGCCAAGATGGACGCGATCACCCTAACGTGTCCCTACTGCAGCGCGGTGATTCGCCCCTCACGCCTGCGCGCGGGACAATTCAAGCCAACCTGTCCCAAGTGCGGGCGGACCTTCAGGCTAACCGTGTCGGGGACCGAACCCTCCTGGAACGTGAAGGTCGAGCCGTTGGAGACTGAACCGAGTGTCGCTCCAGCGAGCGCTACCGCGGCCAACCGCCCCGCGGCCACTGCAACGGTCTCCGCAGCGGCCTCCCCGCAAGTCGGCGCGGGGGACTCCCTGGGGTACGCGGTGAACTCCAACCCTGCGGCCGCATCGAACCCGGTTGCGGATTCGTCGCCGTTGCGGGCCGCTTCGTCGATCCCCGGTCTGACCGGCGGAGTCGATCCGTTGGGCGACTCCGACTCGGTCGGCGAAGCGACGGGAAGCGCCCTCACCGACGCCACCCCTTCCTCGCATGGCGACACTCCCGAGGGTCTGGCCACCCTAGGCGGGTACCGCGTTCTCAAACTCTTGGGACGCGGCGGCATGGGCCAAGTCTACCTGGCGCGTCAGATCACGCTGGATCGCCCCGTCGCGCTTAAGGTGATGCGCCCTGACCTGGCCCGCAACCCTCGGTTTCTGGCCCGCTTCGTGCGTGAAGCCTATGCCGCGGCCCAACTGAGCCATCACAACGTCGTTCAAATCCACGACTTCGGCGAAGACCGCTCGATCCGGTTCTTCAGCATGGAGTACGTCAATGGCGAAAGTCTTGATCAGTTGATCCGCCGCCGGGGTCCTCTGCCAGTCAACGAAGCGGTTGGTCTGATCCTTCAGGCGGCGCGGGGACTGGAATTCGCCCACCGTCAGGGCATGGTCCACCGCGACATCAAACCGGCCAACCTACTTCTGACTGACTACGGCATCCTCAAGGTGGCCGACCTCGGCCTGGTCAAAACCGGTCGCCCCTCCGACGACTACGAACCGGCCCCCACCGCAACCGAGACCTCCCACGACTCGACGAGTTCGCCAACCACGCCGAGTGGTTCTCAAGCCCCCACCTCTCCGCTCGACGCCCTGGTCAAAGGAACCGAACCGCTGACTCTTGCGCACGGAGCGATGGGGACCGCCAGCTTCATGGCCCCCGAACAGGCTGAAGATGCCTCGAAGGTGGACGCCCGCGCTGATATTTATTCATTGGGATGCACGCTCTACGTTCTTCTGACCGGGCGGCCGCCCTTCACTGGAACCACCTTCGCCCAACTCGTCTCGCAACACGCCCACGCGCCGTTCCCCCCCCTGCGCAAAGCCCTGCCTCAAACCCCGCCCGAACTCGACGCGATCCTCAACCGGATGGTCGCCAAGCGTCCCGAGGATCGTTATCCCAACACCACCGCCCTCATTGCCGATTTGGAGCGGTTCCTGCAAACCCAACTGGGACGCCCCACCGGTCCCACGGCCCAGGAGGTCGCCGACCTGGAAGCGGCCGTTGCCGACTTCCAGGCCGCTCCGGCCCGCGCCTATCGCGCCCCGGCGGTCCTAGGGTTCCTCGCCTTCAACCTCGGCATGGCCGCCCTCACGTTGATGGCCGGCGGCTACCGAGGCGCTTTGGGCTTCCTCATGGCCATTCCCGCCACCTGGTTGGCCTTCCTCGTCATTCAAACCATCCGAAAACGTTCCGATCTGGGACGACGTTTACGCGCTGACCTGTGGAACCTCTCCTGGCGCGAAGCGATCAACCTGGCTCTGGCTCTGCTGACTTTGGCAGTGGCCGTCTCCGTTCTGAAACTGACCGGGATCGTCATCGGCTTTGGCTTGTACGCGATCGCCGCCGCGCTGGCTTACGTCTTCCTCATCGACATACCGTTGCGCAACCAACGCCACGAATCGTTGACCCTCCTGGAAAACACGCTCAAAGGGATGCGTCTGCGTGGACTCGACGAGGACCGGATTCGCCAATTCGTCCGCGACCACGCCGGCGACGCCTGGGAGGAGGTTTTCGAGGAACTCTTCGGCTACACGGCCAAACTGGAGGCCCGCCCCGGCGCGTTGCCCGCCACCGGCGGACGGCCGCGGCCCCGCTTCGCCCCTTGGCGTGATCGGTTGATGACCTGGCTGGATCGCCGCGAGCTGAAGCGTCGTCAACGACGCGACCAGGCGCTGTTGGTGGATGTCGAGAAAGCCCGCCTGCTTGACGAAGGCAAAGACCTCTACGAGGCCGTCCGCCAGGCCGAGCGCACCGCCCGCGCGATGGTCGCCCTGGCCGAGGAATACCGCCGCCAGGCCGAACAAGCCCGCGCCGAGGCCGAGCGCGCCGGCGCAACCCGATCCGCCGCGACGCTCGCCGGACCCAGCGACTTCAAAACCGCCTTGGACCGCCTCGCGGCTCAATCCAAGACCTCGTTCGGCATGGGACGGTTCGACCCCGACGCCGATCGTCCCAGTCGGCTCGACCAATTGGCCCGGCTCCTGGTCGGTCCCTCGACCCGGTTCCTGGTCGGTACCCTCATCCTCATTGGTTTCTTCCTCTGGATGAGCCAAAACAACCTGCTGCCCGACGCGGCCGCGGTGAGCGAACGAGTCGAGGCGATCGTTCAAACCGACGATCCCGTCCAAACCGTGACCACCGAAACGGCCCGCGAAGCAGCCCAACTGGCGCGGGATGAGGCCGAACGGGTCGCCGCCCTCGTTCGCAAACGCTTGGAGGACGGCACCGTTCAACCGCTCAAGCTGCCCGGCGTGCCCGAGGCGCTCACCCGTTGGTTCAACGGTCTGGGCACCGGCGTCGCCGGTCTGATCCTGATCGTTTCCTCATTCTTCTCGGGCGTGCGCATCGCCCTGTTCGTAGTGCCCGCGGCGCTGGTGGCGCTGGCCGGTCCTCGCTTGGGGTTGAAGCCTGAGGCGATCTCGATCGGCCTGGCCCTGGGCTTGGCGGTTGCGGGCGTGGTGTTAGGTCGCTCGCGGCGATGA
- a CDS encoding EVE domain-containing protein: MAYWLFKSEPSVFSFADLMAAPDRRTGWDGVRNHQARNFLRDQIQVGDGILFYHSNADPPAIVGVARVTRAGHPDPTAFNPDDPHFDPKSDPARPTWYQVEIEGIVAIAPPLELPRLRKETRLEGMELLRKGSRLSVQPVSPEHFEVIMNLAGLDRHRLGLTG; encoded by the coding sequence GTGGCCTACTGGTTGTTCAAGTCGGAGCCTTCGGTCTTTTCGTTCGCCGATCTCATGGCCGCCCCCGACCGAAGAACCGGCTGGGACGGCGTACGTAACCACCAGGCGCGGAATTTTCTGCGGGACCAAATCCAAGTCGGCGACGGGATTTTATTCTATCATTCGAATGCCGACCCGCCGGCGATCGTCGGGGTGGCCAGGGTAACCCGCGCCGGTCATCCTGATCCCACGGCGTTCAATCCAGACGATCCTCACTTCGACCCCAAAAGCGACCCCGCTCGACCCACCTGGTATCAGGTGGAGATCGAGGGGATCGTTGCGATCGCGCCTCCGCTGGAGTTGCCGCGTCTCCGCAAGGAAACCCGGCTGGAAGGGATGGAATTATTACGCAAAGGGAGTCGTCTCTCGGTTCAGCCAGTGTCCCCCGAGCATTTCGAGGTGATTATGAACCTGGCAGGGCTGGATCGCCATCGCCTGGGACTGACGGGATAA